Genomic segment of bacterium:
CAGGTGCGGGAAAGGGCGAGGGTGACGAGCCCGGTGAGGAAGATGAAAAGAACCCCGGCGGGCGTGGAGAAGGGGGCGTTTGAGGTCTTCGCCCCGTAAAAGACGCCGAGATTGGATTTTGAACAGTTTCTCACGCATTCGAGGCAAAGCTGGCACTCCGACCTGTCCATCGTGCGCGGGGTGAGCGCCACCGGGCATCCGCCGCTGAAAATCTTCTTTTGCAGCACCAGCGAGGGGCCGAGGTCCCAACGCTTCCAGACGCCCTTTCTCGCCGTGCAGGAGCGGTCTTCGCAGCCGCTGCACTTTTCTCCGTCGATTGGCGCGACGTAAATCCGCGAAAAGCGCGAGTACACGGAGAGGACCAGCCCCACCGGGCAAAAGAGCTTGCAAAAGGCCGCCCTTCTCCAGACAAGGCCGGAGACGACGGCGAGGACCCCCGCCATGCCGACGAAGGCCGCCGTGGCGTAAGGGCTTTTGTGGACGTTCCAGTAGAGCGCCCCGCCGAGCCCGGCGAGGAAGATGGCTATCGTCCCGAGCCACGAGAGGGGCGGCTTTGGCCATGAAAGGTTCAGCCCCAGCCTTCCGAGCCTCTCGGAGACGAACCCGAGCGGACAGATTCCGCACCAGAGCCTTCCCACGAGGGGCACGGTGAGGACGAGCCCCATGAACCAGAGCACCCAGAAGACCAGGGTAGCGGCGTTTGTGTAGATTAGCGGCCAGGGGTCGGCTATGCCGGGCAGGGACACCCTTCCCCACGCCGTCCAGAGGAGGGCGAAAAGGCAAAGGAGGGCCACAGACTGGACGATTCTCTGCCAGAGGGGATTTCGCAGGGCCCTGCCCAAAAGGCGGCTGTGGTAAATATCTACTGCCATTTTATTGCCAATCTCTAGTGGTACAAATTGTCGGGAGCGTCCCACTCGCCCGACGTGTTTCTGTAGGTGGTGTGGCTTCCGTCGAGGAGGGCGAGCCCTCTGGCCGCCCACTCGCGGACGACCTTGACGGGGTCGTCGCTACGCATTTTGTCGAGAATCGGCCTCGCCGACTTCGCCCCGATAAGTCCCGCCGCGCGGCACGCCTCCAGGCGCACCTGCCAGTCCGTATCCTTCAGGTAGGGAGCGGGATCGAAGGGGTCGCCCACGACTCCCATCGTGCCGAGGGCCCACATAGCGTCCTCCCTCGTCACCGGGTCGGCGAGGGCCGCCACTATGGCGCTCTTCCCTCGCGGGTCGCGAAGCTCCCCGAGAATCCTGACGGCGGTTCCCCTGCGTCTGGGCTCCATTGACGGCAGGGCTTCCACGAGAGGCAGAGTGGCGCGCTCGCCGAATCTCGAAACAGCGCGGGCAGCTTCGCGGACGGCAAGCTCGTCCGGGTCCGTTGAAATAGTCCTGACCAGTACGGGAATGGCTCTCTCGTCGCCGCTCTCCCCCAGGACCCAGGCCGCTGCGTGGCGCCGGGTGAAAGAGGTGTCGGCGAGAGCCTTGTAAGCCGCGTCTACGGCCCCTTCGAGTTTCATGTTCCCCGCCAGCGCCAGCGCGTGCTCCCTCCGGGAGGGGTCGGAGTCCTCAAGCGCCGCCGCGATCTCGGCGCTCGCGCTCTTGCCCGCGCCGACGAGGGCGAGGTAGGCCCTCTTCCGCTCGTCCTGCGTCGAGGCCGAGCCGAGGTAACCGACAAGCCCGGCGTAAGCCGAGGAATCTTTGGCCGCGGCCTTCGCCTCCAGTTCCGAAAGCGACAGGGGAGGAGCGACCTTGTTGCAGCCGGTAAAGACGGCCAGACAAAGGCAAAGGAGCGCCGCCGCCCTCGTGAGAATCTTCATTTCCTCACCACACCGTATGGACGGTGATGTCTACGGTTTCGAGGTTCTGCCCGTCGGTGACGGTCACGCCCGAGGGCTCGACGGTGCCCTTGTCGTACCTGCCGAAGAGGTCCCCCACCTTCGGCGGCCCGCCGTACTTGTCCCTGGCGCAAAGGTAGTAGGTTCCGCCCTCGGGAAGGTTCAGCTCGAACTTGCCGTCCGGGCCGGTGCGGGCGGAGACGAATTTCGGCCTCTCGCTCATCTGTACGTGGTCGTAGGCGTGGACGCGGATGCCCTCCACGGCCTTGCCGTCGGCGTCGGTGATGTGACCGGCGATTCGGGCCTTGTATTCGGCCTGCTGGCCGAAGGATTCCTTCTGGTTGCCCTTCTTGACGAAGCCGTGGAGGTTGACCGAAACGGGCTTGCCCGCCTCGACCGCGACAAGCAGGGGCTCGGTCTTCACGTCGCCCTCCAGCACCGGCCCCGAGGTCTCCGCCTCATCCCTCAAACGAAGGACGAAGTTGTAGTTACCGGGTGGAAGCTCTATCTCGGCCTTCGCGTCGGGGCCGAGCGGGCCGATCTTGGTCATAGGCGGGCCCCTGAAATCCTCCCCGGCGCGGTAGACGTAGATCGTTCCGTTGTCCGCCGGGCGGAAGGCCGCGACGGACACCTGCGACAATCCTCCGGCTGCCTTGTTCTCGGGCCCGGAGGGAGACTTCGAGCAGGCGGCGAGGGCCAGCGCCGCCAGAAGAGCGGCAACGAGCGATAATTTCTTCATTTTGTACCTGTTCCTGATTCGGGGCTCTGGGTCACC
This window contains:
- a CDS encoding HEAT repeat domain-containing protein; protein product: MKILTRAAALLCLCLAVFTGCNKVAPPLSLSELEAKAAAKDSSAYAGLVGYLGSASTQDERKRAYLALVGAGKSASAEIAAALEDSDPSRREHALALAGNMKLEGAVDAAYKALADTSFTRRHAAAWVLGESGDERAIPVLVRTISTDPDELAVREAARAVSRFGERATLPLVEALPSMEPRRRGTAVRILGELRDPRGKSAIVAALADPVTREDAMWALGTMGVVGDPFDPAPYLKDTDWQVRLEACRAAGLIGAKSARPILDKMRSDDPVKVVREWAARGLALLDGSHTTYRNTSGEWDAPDNLYH
- a CDS encoding carboxypeptidase regulatory-like domain-containing protein is translated as MKKLSLVAALLAALALAACSKSPSGPENKAAGGLSQVSVAAFRPADNGTIYVYRAGEDFRGPPMTKIGPLGPDAKAEIELPPGNYNFVLRLRDEAETSGPVLEGDVKTEPLLVAVEAGKPVSVNLHGFVKKGNQKESFGQQAEYKARIAGHITDADGKAVEGIRVHAYDHVQMSERPKFVSARTGPDGKFELNLPEGGTYYLCARDKYGGPPKVGDLFGRYDKGTVEPSGVTVTDGQNLETVDITVHTVW
- a CDS encoding 4Fe-4S binding protein — its product is MAVDIYHSRLLGRALRNPLWQRIVQSVALLCLFALLWTAWGRVSLPGIADPWPLIYTNAATLVFWVLWFMGLVLTVPLVGRLWCGICPLGFVSERLGRLGLNLSWPKPPLSWLGTIAIFLAGLGGALYWNVHKSPYATAAFVGMAGVLAVVSGLVWRRAAFCKLFCPVGLVLSVYSRFSRIYVAPIDGEKCSGCEDRSCTARKGVWKRWDLGPSLVLQKKIFSGGCPVALTPRTMDRSECQLCLECVRNCSKSNLGVFYGAKTSNAPFSTPAGVLFIFLTGLVTLALSRTWPAVRDALTPGIHPSSLVVALWLGALVPAAILFAGPLISHLGFKSAGKDSKEPSAATSPESAGEAEKGLTLWERFKITATPFAGIIFGGHSALALVKLNAKGPYAPYLVYDPTGAATYMAINVSKTLPLPQMFLPLPVLRWVAMGLLLLGVIAGLAETKKAWGDSLGKAGKGIHYAAFLAVAVLYGALIRHWLFGGG